A single genomic interval of Helianthus annuus cultivar XRQ/B chromosome 13, HanXRQr2.0-SUNRISE, whole genome shotgun sequence harbors:
- the LOC118485562 gene encoding putative ripening-related protein 1, with the protein MKQTTTIFLVFFSLLIILFISCGDAQSCKPSGKLRGKKPPPGACVNDPDCCKVGKFYETYTCSPPVTKQTKAKMTINNFEKGGDGGAPSECDIKYHSNGTPIVALSTGWYNKGKRCLKFINIHYKGKSVKAKVVDECDSTQGCDADHGFQPPCPNNVVDGSKAVWEALGVPKSDWGEAEVTWSDA; encoded by the coding sequence ATGAAACAAACAACAACCATCTTCCTTGTTTTCTTTTCCTTGCTTATAATCTTGTTCATATCATGTGGTGATGCTCAATCTTGCAAACCGAGTGGAAAGTTGAGAGGTAAAAAACCACCTCCCGGAGCGTGTGTGAACGATCCAGATTGTTGCAAAGTAGGCAAATTTTACGAAACATACACATGCTCCCCTCCTGTAACTAAACAAACAAAGGCAAAAATGACTATAAACAACTTTGAGAAGGGAGGGGACGGTGGTGCCCCATCTGAGTGCGACATCAAGTACCACTCAAATGGCACGCCTATTGTGGCATTGTCCACTGGGTGGTATAATAAAGGGAAAAGGTGCTTGAAGTTTATTAACATACATTACAAGGGTAAGAGTGTCAAAGCTAAGGTGGTGGATGAATGTGACTCGACCCAGGGATGTGATGCGGACCATGGTTTCCAGCCACCATGTCCTAATAACGTTGTGGATGGATCTAAAGCGGTCTGGGAGGCCCTTGGGGTGCCTAAGAGTGATTGGGGTGAAGCGGAAGTTACTTGGTCAGACGCATAA
- the LOC110903573 gene encoding putative ripening-related protein 1 encodes MKTIFLVLFSLLLILFVSCIDAQSCNPSGKLRGKKPPHGKCVNDPDCCQPGKLYDTYTCSPPVTKQTKAIMTINNFEKGGDGGGPSECDNKYHSNETPIVALSTGWYNKGRRCFNYVNIHYKGKSVKAKVVDECDTTMGCDDVHGYQPPCRNNIVDGSKAVWEALGVPKSDWGEADITWSDA; translated from the coding sequence ATGAAAACTATCTTCCTTGTTCTCTTTTCTTTGCTTTTAATCTTGTTCGTATCGTGCATTGATGCTCAATCTTGCAACCCGAGTGGAAAGTTGAGAGGTAAAAAACCACCTCATGGCAAATGTGTAAATGATCCAGACTGTTGTCAACCAGGCAAGTTATACGATACGTACACATGTTCTCCTCCTGTTACTAAACAGACAAAGGCAATAATGACCATAAACAACTTTGAGAAGGGAGGGGACGGGGGCGGGCCATCTGAATGTGACAACAAGTACCACTCAAACGAGACACCAATTGTTGCATTGTCTACTGGGTGGTACAATAAAGGGAGAAGGTGCTTCAACTATGTTAATATACACTACAAGGGCAAGAGTGTCAAAGCTAAAGTGGTTGATGAGTGTGACACGACCATGGGATGTGATGATGTGCATGGTTACCAGCCACCGTGTCGCAATAACATTGTGGACGGGTCTAAAGCTGTCTGGGAGGCCCTAGGGGTGCCTAAGAGTGATTGGGGTGAAGCGGATATTACTTGGTCAGATGCATAG